A genomic window from Streptomyces sp. HUAS YS2 includes:
- the sigJ gene encoding RNA polymerase sigma factor SigJ — translation MTTGSTGGAAERSAWLAERFEEQRPRLRAVAYRMLGSLSEAEDAVQETWLRAERADTDVVENLAGWLTTVAGRVCLNMLRSRASRREDPMDVRIPDPVVDPADGVDPEHEALLADSVGLALLVVLDSLAPAERLAFVLHDMFGVPFDEIAPLIDKTAAATRQLASRARRRVQGRSPVPDPDHTRQRAAVDAFFAAARGGDLEALVAVLDPNVVLRSDGGVLRARHTVVLQGARTVASQAVTFGSLSPYARPALINGTAGAVVVADDGRRISIMAFTVTDGAITAIDVVADPERLRELDLKPAGF, via the coding sequence ATGACCACGGGGAGCACGGGCGGCGCGGCGGAGCGGAGTGCGTGGCTCGCGGAGCGGTTCGAGGAGCAGCGGCCGAGGCTGCGGGCGGTGGCGTACCGGATGCTCGGCTCGCTCAGCGAGGCCGAGGACGCCGTCCAGGAGACCTGGCTGCGCGCCGAGCGCGCGGACACCGACGTCGTCGAGAACCTCGCCGGCTGGCTGACCACGGTCGCCGGACGGGTGTGCCTGAACATGCTGCGCTCGCGCGCGTCCCGCCGCGAGGACCCGATGGACGTGCGGATCCCCGACCCCGTCGTCGACCCGGCGGACGGTGTCGACCCCGAGCACGAGGCGCTGCTGGCCGACTCCGTCGGCCTCGCGCTGCTCGTCGTGCTCGACTCCCTCGCGCCCGCGGAGCGCCTCGCGTTCGTGCTGCACGACATGTTCGGGGTGCCGTTCGACGAGATCGCCCCGCTGATCGACAAGACCGCCGCCGCGACCCGCCAGCTCGCGAGCCGGGCCCGCCGCCGCGTGCAGGGCCGGTCCCCGGTCCCCGACCCCGATCACACCCGTCAGCGCGCGGCCGTCGACGCCTTCTTCGCGGCGGCTCGCGGCGGCGACCTGGAGGCCCTCGTCGCCGTGCTCGACCCGAACGTCGTGCTGCGCTCCGACGGCGGGGTCCTGCGCGCCCGCCACACCGTGGTGCTCCAGGGCGCCCGCACGGTGGCCTCCCAGGCCGTCACCTTCGGCAGCCTCTCCCCGTACGCCCGCCCGGCGCTGATCAACGGCACGGCCGGAGCCGTCGTGGTGGCCGACGACGGCCGGCGCATCTCGATCATGGCCTTCACGGTCACCGACGGCGCGATCACGGCCATCGACGTCGTGGCCGACCCGGAGCGGCTGCGCGAGCTGGACCTGAAGCCGGCCGGATTCTGA
- a CDS encoding TetR/AcrR family transcriptional regulator — MAVKHEVWRRARMADEADRSGTGAGGGGPAGGGGAADGGTFLPPSIEAAWGLRERPSKGPKPGLTLDRIVDAAMAVASAEGLDAVSMGRVAKELGVSTMSLYRYVGAKSELHVLMQDAATGAPPPDLFPPDADWREALGRWAWSMREVYHRNLWALRLPTSGPPATPHMVAWWEWGLRALADTGLDEGTKVSLMMLVGGYVRSEALMMADVAAVIATSGERPEQVLSRYGHTLRRLADPERYPAVTRVLDAGVMDEADEPDYEFRFGLERLLDGIAVLVEGKK; from the coding sequence ATGGCCGTCAAGCACGAGGTGTGGAGGCGGGCGAGGATGGCGGACGAGGCGGACCGGAGCGGTACCGGCGCCGGTGGCGGTGGGCCTGCGGGCGGGGGCGGGGCCGCCGACGGCGGAACCTTCCTGCCGCCGAGCATCGAGGCGGCGTGGGGCCTGCGGGAGCGCCCGTCCAAGGGCCCGAAGCCCGGTCTCACCCTCGACCGGATCGTCGACGCGGCCATGGCCGTCGCCTCGGCGGAGGGCCTGGACGCGGTCTCCATGGGCCGGGTCGCCAAGGAGCTCGGCGTCTCGACGATGTCCCTGTACCGGTACGTCGGCGCGAAGAGCGAGCTGCACGTGCTGATGCAGGACGCGGCGACCGGCGCGCCGCCGCCCGACCTCTTCCCGCCCGACGCCGACTGGCGCGAGGCTCTGGGGCGGTGGGCCTGGTCGATGCGCGAGGTCTACCACCGCAATCTCTGGGCGCTCCGCCTCCCCACCTCCGGCCCGCCCGCGACGCCGCACATGGTCGCGTGGTGGGAATGGGGGCTGCGGGCGCTCGCGGACACCGGGCTCGACGAGGGCACGAAGGTGTCGTTGATGATGCTGGTCGGCGGCTACGTGCGGAGCGAGGCGCTGATGATGGCGGACGTCGCCGCGGTGATCGCCACCAGCGGCGAGCGCCCGGAACAGGTTCTCTCCCGGTACGGCCACACACTGCGCCGCCTCGCCGACCCGGAGCGGTACCCGGCCGTCACCCGGGTGCTCGACGCCGGCGTCATGGACGAGGCCGACGAGCCGGACTACGAGTTCCGCTTCGGCCTGGAGCGGCTGCTCGACGGGATCGCCGTACTGGTGGAGGGGAAGAAGTGA
- a CDS encoding C40 family peptidase, with amino-acid sequence MNRRRCATAAITVVSALTVLASPMLALPAYAAPAAPLAPEPPPAATQKKTLEEVRKEIDALYRKAAVATDAYNLAEEQAKRQSAEIVELARMIVAGQAKIEELKTQAGAAARAQYRNGGLPEGAQLVLTDDPQLFLDNAGRLKEGQKATKDLLGELTRSQAELTTYTKEASDNWTKLEANRVKQANAKKEINDKIAAAKKLESTLAAEELARLLKLEEDAQYRSQTTWLSSGILKELNGTATPQGRKAVEFATAQIGKPYIWGAEGPGSYDCSGLTQRAWGVAGRNIPRTSQEQWRLLPRVEIKDMRPGDLIVYYRDASHIGMYVGNGAIVHAPRPGRNVTLAGAGSMEILGVVRPER; translated from the coding sequence GTGAACCGACGCCGTTGCGCCACCGCCGCGATCACCGTGGTCAGTGCCCTGACGGTGCTGGCCTCGCCGATGCTCGCCCTGCCCGCGTACGCGGCGCCCGCCGCGCCCCTCGCGCCCGAACCGCCCCCGGCCGCGACGCAGAAGAAGACCCTCGAAGAGGTCCGCAAGGAGATCGACGCGCTGTACCGCAAGGCGGCCGTCGCCACCGACGCGTACAACCTGGCCGAGGAGCAGGCCAAGCGGCAGTCCGCGGAGATCGTGGAGCTGGCCCGGATGATCGTGGCCGGCCAGGCGAAGATCGAGGAGCTCAAGACCCAGGCCGGCGCCGCCGCCCGGGCGCAGTACCGCAACGGCGGCCTGCCCGAGGGCGCCCAGCTCGTCCTCACCGACGACCCGCAGCTCTTCCTCGACAACGCCGGCCGCCTCAAGGAGGGCCAGAAGGCCACCAAGGACCTCCTCGGCGAACTCACGCGCTCGCAGGCCGAACTGACGACGTATACGAAGGAAGCCAGCGACAACTGGACCAAGCTGGAGGCCAACCGCGTCAAGCAGGCCAACGCGAAGAAGGAGATCAACGACAAGATCGCCGCGGCGAAGAAGCTGGAGAGCACGCTGGCCGCCGAGGAGTTGGCCCGGCTGCTCAAGCTGGAGGAGGACGCCCAGTACCGGTCGCAGACGACCTGGCTGAGCTCCGGGATCCTCAAGGAGCTGAACGGCACGGCGACCCCGCAGGGCCGCAAGGCGGTCGAGTTCGCGACGGCGCAGATCGGCAAGCCGTACATCTGGGGCGCCGAGGGGCCCGGCTCCTACGACTGCTCCGGGCTGACCCAGCGGGCGTGGGGCGTGGCCGGCCGGAACATCCCGCGCACCTCGCAGGAGCAGTGGCGGCTGCTGCCGCGCGTGGAGATCAAGGACATGCGGCCCGGCGACCTGATCGTCTACTACCGCGACGCCAGCCACATCGGCATGTACGTCGGGAACGGCGCGATCGTGCACGCGCCGCGCCCGGGACGGAACGTCACGCTGGCGGGCGCGGGCTCGATGGAGATCCTCGGAGTCGTCCGCCCGGAGCGGTGA
- a CDS encoding radical SAM protein, whose product MRVTMILPALTEATSPLFRPIKYSLFPPLGLATLAGYLDPDDEVTLYDEHVERVDIEALPTPDLLVLQPYITSARRSYEIADHFRARGVHVAMGGLHVTSLPEEAAAHADTIFTGPGEDIWPLFLKDFRDGAPLTRYDSKSRTLAGLPPVRRDLIKRHLYLVPNSIVVSRGCPHHCDFCYKDAFFEGGKSFYTQAVDDALAEIERLPGRHLYFLDDHLLGNRRFAEALFEGMKGMGRLWQAAGTVKSVLEPDLLEKAAEAGLRSLFVGFETVNDANLAERRKNQNIGRDYDAAVRRLHDVGVMVNASFVFGLDHDGPDVFDRTVEWAVEQGIETATFHIMTPYPSTGLWKQMEAEDRIVHRDWDLYDTRHVVYRPAGMTPRQLEDGYWRAYRDFYRWSNIWKGAAAQPATHERLRHLAYAGGWKKFEPAWDALIRSRRVIRAMPLLERTLSAFGGRSPH is encoded by the coding sequence ATGCGTGTGACGATGATCCTGCCCGCCCTGACAGAGGCGACCAGCCCGCTGTTCCGGCCCATCAAGTACTCGCTCTTCCCGCCGCTCGGCCTGGCGACGCTCGCCGGGTACCTCGACCCGGACGACGAGGTGACCCTGTACGACGAGCACGTCGAGCGGGTCGACATCGAGGCGCTGCCGACCCCCGACCTGCTCGTCCTCCAGCCGTACATCACCTCCGCGCGCCGGAGTTACGAGATCGCCGACCACTTCCGGGCGCGCGGCGTCCACGTGGCGATGGGCGGACTGCACGTCACGTCGCTGCCGGAGGAGGCGGCGGCGCACGCGGACACGATCTTCACGGGACCCGGGGAGGACATCTGGCCGCTGTTCCTGAAGGACTTCAGGGACGGCGCGCCGCTGACCCGCTACGACTCGAAGTCCCGCACACTCGCCGGTCTGCCGCCGGTCCGGCGGGACCTGATCAAGCGTCACCTCTACCTGGTCCCGAACTCGATCGTGGTCTCGCGCGGCTGCCCGCACCACTGCGACTTCTGCTACAAGGACGCGTTCTTCGAGGGCGGCAAGTCGTTCTACACCCAGGCCGTGGACGACGCGCTCGCCGAGATCGAGCGGCTGCCCGGCCGGCACCTGTACTTCCTGGACGACCACCTGCTCGGCAACCGGCGGTTCGCGGAGGCGCTGTTCGAGGGGATGAAGGGGATGGGCCGGCTGTGGCAGGCGGCCGGCACGGTGAAGTCGGTCCTGGAGCCGGACCTGCTGGAGAAGGCGGCGGAGGCGGGTCTGCGGAGCCTGTTCGTCGGCTTCGAGACGGTCAACGACGCGAACCTGGCGGAGCGCCGCAAGAACCAGAACATCGGCCGCGACTACGACGCGGCGGTCCGGCGGCTGCACGACGTGGGCGTGATGGTGAACGCCAGCTTCGTCTTCGGCCTGGACCACGACGGCCCGGACGTCTTCGACCGGACGGTGGAGTGGGCGGTCGAGCAGGGCATCGAGACGGCGACCTTCCACATCATGACGCCGTATCCGTCCACGGGCCTGTGGAAACAGATGGAGGCGGAGGACCGGATCGTCCACCGCGACTGGGACCTCTACGACACCCGCCACGTCGTCTACCGCCCGGCCGGCATGACCCCACGCCAACTGGAGGACGGCTACTGGCGCGCGTACCGCGACTTCTACCGCTGGTCCAACATCTGGAAGGGCGCCGCGGCCCAACCGGCCACCCACGAACGCCTGCGCCACCTCGCGTACGCGGGCGGCTGGAAGAAGTTCGAACCGGCCTGGGACGCCCTGATCCGCTCCAGAAGGGTCATCCGCGCGATGCCCCTTCTGGAACGGACCCTGTCGGCCTTCGGTGGCCGGTCGCCGCACTAG
- a CDS encoding DUF2516 family protein yields the protein MFSTGFGSFFWNFDSILWLVIGLVMLGFAVVAFLFAAMAREDAYRAADKQTKKFWLILLGINLLLNLVLPMLFLQIAGLIAAIVFMVDVRPAIRQVSGGGGRRGGSSSDGPYGPYNGGR from the coding sequence ATGTTCAGCACGGGCTTCGGTTCCTTCTTCTGGAACTTCGACTCGATCCTCTGGCTGGTCATCGGTCTGGTCATGCTCGGCTTCGCCGTGGTCGCCTTCCTGTTCGCCGCCATGGCGCGCGAGGACGCCTACCGCGCGGCCGACAAGCAGACGAAGAAGTTCTGGCTGATCCTGCTGGGCATCAACCTGCTCCTGAACCTGGTGCTGCCGATGCTCTTCCTGCAGATCGCCGGACTCATCGCGGCCATCGTCTTCATGGTCGACGTCCGGCCCGCCATCCGGCAGGTCTCGGGCGGCGGCGGCCGGCGCGGCGGTTCCAGCAGCGACGGCCCGTACGGCCCCTACAACGGCGGCCGCTAG
- a CDS encoding MarR family winged helix-turn-helix transcriptional regulator — MTAMAPTRTEPDLSFLLDHTSHVLRTQMAARLGEIGLTPRMHCVLVHALEEERTQAQLAEIGDMDKTTMVVTVDALEKAGLAERRPSSTDRRARIIAVTEAGAKVAEQSQKIVDGVHGSALASLPEEDRAALTRALNLLVTGHLETPEESPRPARRARQKA, encoded by the coding sequence ATGACAGCCATGGCACCCACCCGCACCGAACCGGACCTGTCGTTCCTCCTCGACCACACCAGCCACGTGCTGCGCACGCAGATGGCGGCACGGCTCGGGGAGATCGGGCTGACCCCGCGCATGCACTGCGTCCTCGTCCACGCCCTGGAGGAGGAGCGCACGCAGGCGCAGCTCGCCGAGATCGGCGACATGGACAAGACGACGATGGTGGTGACCGTCGACGCCCTGGAGAAGGCGGGACTCGCGGAGCGCCGGCCGTCGAGCACGGACCGGCGGGCGCGGATCATCGCGGTGACCGAGGCGGGGGCGAAGGTCGCCGAACAGAGCCAGAAGATCGTCGACGGGGTGCACGGGAGCGCGCTCGCGTCGCTGCCCGAGGAGGACCGGGCGGCGCTCACGCGCGCCCTGAACCTGCTGGTCACCGGGCATCTGGAGACCCCGGAGGAGAGCCCGCGCCCGGCCCGGCGGGCCCGCCAGAAGGCCTAG
- a CDS encoding LysR family transcriptional regulator — MLDVRRMQVLRAVVTSGSVTAAAAHLGYTPSAVSQQVAALEKEAGIELLERVGRGVRPTAAGRLLTEHAALIGRQVAEAETALADLRAGRTGRISVRYFATAGAELVAPALARFRTAHPDVRVDLRLVDQSGTAAAEGDEPDVTLVVRPRNAPSPSGPLRLVHLRDDPYRAVLPKNHPLAVRRTIDLADLADEAWVGSERPGPCLDAVLEACAAAGFTPGYTVECEEYATAQGFVAAGLGISLIPLMGLGSRHPNVVVRTVRAPEPVRTIQAEVRESSLALPAVRTLLTALQEG, encoded by the coding sequence ATGCTGGACGTCAGACGCATGCAGGTGCTCCGGGCCGTCGTCACCAGCGGCTCGGTCACGGCCGCCGCCGCCCACCTCGGCTACACCCCCTCCGCGGTCAGCCAGCAGGTCGCCGCCCTGGAGAAGGAGGCGGGTATCGAGCTGCTCGAACGCGTCGGCCGCGGGGTCCGCCCGACCGCCGCCGGCCGGCTGCTCACCGAGCACGCCGCGCTGATCGGCCGTCAGGTCGCCGAGGCCGAGACCGCGCTGGCCGATCTGAGGGCGGGCCGCACCGGCCGGATCTCGGTCCGCTACTTCGCCACCGCGGGCGCCGAGCTCGTCGCGCCCGCCCTCGCCCGGTTCCGCACCGCGCACCCCGACGTACGCGTCGACCTGCGGCTCGTCGACCAGTCGGGGACGGCCGCCGCGGAGGGCGACGAGCCCGACGTCACCCTGGTCGTACGGCCCCGGAACGCGCCCTCCCCCTCCGGACCCCTGCGCCTCGTCCATCTCCGGGACGACCCGTACCGCGCCGTCCTCCCCAAGAACCACCCGCTCGCCGTCCGCCGCACGATCGACCTCGCCGACCTGGCCGACGAGGCATGGGTCGGCAGCGAGCGCCCCGGACCCTGCCTCGACGCGGTCCTGGAGGCGTGCGCGGCCGCGGGCTTCACGCCCGGCTACACGGTGGAGTGCGAGGAGTACGCGACCGCGCAGGGCTTTGTGGCGGCCGGCCTCGGCATCAGCCTGATCCCGCTCATGGGCCTGGGCAGCCGCCACCCGAACGTGGTCGTCCGCACGGTCCGCGCCCCGGAGCCGGTCCGCACCATCCAGGCGGAGGTACGGGAGTCCTCGCTCGCCCTGCCCGCCGTACGCACCCTCCTGACCGCCCTTCAGGAGGGCTGA
- a CDS encoding helix-turn-helix domain-containing protein, producing MASLNVGNLGEYLREQRRSAQLSLRQLADAAGVSNPYLSQIERGLRKPSAEVLQQVAKALRISAETLYVRAGILDETEREELETRAVILADPSINERQKQVLLQIYDSFRKENAAEAAAAAADAPAGAPGTAPDADRPSTS from the coding sequence ATGGCATCGCTCAACGTCGGCAATCTCGGTGAGTACCTGCGCGAACAGCGGCGCAGCGCGCAGCTGTCGCTGCGTCAGCTCGCCGACGCCGCCGGGGTGTCCAATCCGTACCTGAGCCAGATCGAGCGCGGGCTGCGCAAGCCCAGCGCCGAGGTGCTGCAACAGGTCGCCAAGGCGCTGCGGATCTCCGCCGAGACGCTGTACGTGCGGGCGGGGATCCTCGACGAGACGGAGCGGGAGGAGCTGGAGACGCGCGCCGTCATCCTGGCCGATCCCTCGATCAACGAGCGGCAGAAGCAGGTGCTGCTCCAGATCTACGACTCCTTCCGCAAGGAGAACGCCGCCGAGGCCGCAGCCGCTGCTGCCGACGCGCCGGCCGGCGCGCCCGGCACCGCCCCCGATGCCGACCGACCTTCGACGTCCTAG
- a CDS encoding DMT family transporter, which yields MASSIRVWLRMGVLALLWGSGFLWIKISLEQGLSPVWITFVRCLLGAGVLVGLAAAAGQRLPRDRGTWGRLLVAAFFCNALPFLLFSVGEQTVDSGVAGVLNATTPLWSLLIGLGLGTERRPGAAGAGGLLLGFAGVLLIFAPWSAGAGLMSAGVIALLAAAASYAVAFAYMARRLTGRGDGPLALSAAQLLAATAWSAPGLAAAGGGPVRVTWAGVLAVVVLGVFATGLTFHLNYRMIAEEGPTAAATVGYLLPVVSVGLGAVVLDEALSARVVAGMAVVLVGVALTRVRSREARALEPVG from the coding sequence ATGGCGTCGTCGATACGTGTGTGGCTACGGATGGGAGTCCTCGCCCTGCTCTGGGGCTCCGGCTTCCTGTGGATCAAGATCTCCCTCGAGCAGGGGCTCAGCCCGGTGTGGATCACCTTCGTCCGCTGCCTGTTGGGGGCCGGGGTGCTGGTCGGACTCGCCGCCGCGGCCGGGCAGCGGCTGCCGCGGGACCGGGGCACGTGGGGGCGGCTGCTGGTCGCCGCGTTCTTCTGCAACGCGCTGCCGTTCCTGCTCTTCTCGGTCGGTGAGCAGACCGTGGACAGCGGGGTCGCGGGTGTCCTGAACGCCACCACCCCGCTCTGGTCGCTGCTCATCGGCCTGGGGCTCGGGACGGAGCGGCGCCCCGGGGCGGCCGGGGCGGGCGGTCTGCTGCTCGGCTTCGCGGGGGTGCTGCTGATCTTCGCGCCGTGGAGCGCGGGTGCGGGCCTGATGAGCGCGGGGGTGATAGCGCTGCTGGCCGCGGCGGCGAGCTACGCGGTGGCGTTCGCGTACATGGCGCGGCGGCTCACGGGCCGCGGCGACGGCCCGCTCGCGCTGTCCGCGGCGCAACTCCTCGCGGCGACGGCCTGGTCGGCGCCGGGCCTCGCGGCCGCGGGCGGCGGGCCGGTACGGGTGACGTGGGCGGGGGTCCTGGCGGTCGTCGTCCTCGGGGTGTTCGCGACCGGTCTGACCTTCCACCTCAACTACCGCATGATCGCGGAGGAGGGCCCGACGGCCGCGGCGACGGTGGGCTATCTGCTGCCGGTGGTGTCGGTGGGGCTGGGCGCGGTGGTCCTGGACGAGGCTTTGTCGGCGCGGGTGGTGGCAGGGATGGCGGTGGTGCTGGTGGGGGTGGCGCTGACGCGCGTACGGAGTCGGGAGGCGCGGGCCCTGGAACCGGTCGGGTAG
- a CDS encoding PP2C family protein-serine/threonine phosphatase, with product MPVPVPRQRTTSAAPVVEAGTATGTDLTLLVIEDDPAGAFAVPELLDGAGPRLRIRTARNLTEAERLLTDDVHCVLVDLALPGAGDDPLAPLHHVLRLAPRHAVLALAASSDAELAAEAVRVGAQDHLFREELDGRLLSRAIRYAVERKRADSVQVKLTESRLRAQENARLERGLLPTPLLEGSELRFAARYRPGRSRALLGGDFYDTVRTPDGTVHAMIGDVCGHGPDEAALGVELRIAWRALTFAGLCGDELLSTLQRVLEHERESEEIFATLCTVDIAPDGRRAGLCLAGHPSPLIARHGRAAQLLPYEDSGPALGLLPRARWPRRQVELGASWSLMMYTDGLIEGRSAGPGSPRLGQDGMVDMINRQLAEGLRGEALLEAAVTEVRSLNGGELTDDVAVLLLDRRR from the coding sequence ATGCCCGTACCCGTACCGCGACAGAGGACCACTTCGGCGGCCCCCGTCGTGGAGGCCGGCACAGCCACTGGCACCGATCTCACGCTGCTGGTGATCGAGGACGACCCGGCAGGCGCCTTCGCCGTCCCCGAGCTGCTCGACGGCGCCGGGCCCCGGCTGCGCATCCGCACCGCCCGCAACCTCACCGAGGCGGAGCGGCTGCTCACCGACGACGTGCACTGCGTCCTCGTCGACCTCGCCCTCCCGGGCGCCGGCGACGACCCGCTCGCACCGCTGCACCACGTACTGCGGCTCGCGCCGCGGCACGCCGTGCTGGCCCTCGCCGCGTCCTCGGACGCCGAGCTGGCCGCCGAGGCGGTACGGGTCGGGGCGCAGGACCACCTGTTCCGCGAGGAGCTCGACGGCCGGCTGCTGAGCCGGGCGATCCGGTACGCGGTGGAGCGCAAGCGCGCCGACTCGGTCCAGGTGAAGCTGACCGAGTCCCGGCTGCGCGCGCAGGAGAACGCCCGCCTGGAGCGCGGGCTGCTGCCCACTCCGCTCCTCGAGGGCTCGGAGCTGCGGTTCGCCGCCCGCTACCGGCCCGGCCGGTCCCGGGCGCTGCTCGGCGGCGACTTCTACGACACGGTCCGCACGCCCGACGGCACGGTCCACGCGATGATCGGCGACGTCTGCGGGCACGGCCCGGACGAGGCGGCGCTCGGCGTGGAGCTGCGGATCGCGTGGCGGGCGCTGACCTTCGCGGGCCTGTGCGGCGACGAACTCCTCTCGACGCTCCAGCGGGTCCTGGAGCACGAGCGGGAGAGCGAGGAGATCTTCGCGACGCTCTGCACGGTGGACATCGCCCCGGACGGGCGGCGGGCGGGCCTCTGCCTGGCCGGCCACCCCTCGCCGCTGATCGCCCGGCACGGGCGCGCGGCGCAGCTGCTGCCGTACGAGGACAGCGGCCCGGCGCTCGGCCTGCTGCCGCGGGCCCGCTGGCCGCGCCGCCAGGTGGAGCTGGGCGCCTCGTGGAGCCTGATGATGTACACGGACGGCCTGATCGAGGGCCGCTCGGCGGGGCCCGGTTCGCCACGGCTCGGCCAGGACGGGATGGTCGACATGATCAACCGGCAGCTGGCGGAGGGCCTGAGGGGCGAGGCGCTCCTCGAGGCGGCGGTCACGGAGGTCCGGTCGCTGAACGGCGGCGAGCTGACGGACGACGTGGCGGTGCTGCTGCTGGACCGCCGGCGGTAG
- a CDS encoding MFS transporter — protein sequence MTTSTAPAPAAPAATAAPSRWLALGVLATGMLMTILDGSIVTVAMPTIQSDLGFSPAGLSWVVNAYLIAFGSLLLLAGRLGDLIGRKRMFLAGTGVFTAASLLAAAATSPGVLIAARFLQGAGSAMASAVSLGILVTLFTEPRERSRAIAIFSFTGAAGASIGQVLGGVLTDALTWNWIFLINLPIGIAAILVALPALPSDRGLGLRAGADVLGALLVTSGLMTGIYAVVTIEEYGAGSAHTLGLGALALALLAGFLVRQAKAANPLMPLRILRSRSVSGANLVQMLTVAAMFGFQILVALYMQKVLGYNASQTGLAMLPAAVVIGAVSLGVSARLSARFGERNVLLAGLALLIGVLGLLTRVPVHASYVTDLLPVMLLAAGGGLALPALTSLGMSGAKEADAGLASGLFNTTQQIGMALGIAVLSTLSAARTNSLTKAGHPTPEALTSGYHLAFAIATALLIAAFAAALTVLKTPKSPEIPA from the coding sequence ATGACCACGTCCACCGCCCCCGCCCCGGCAGCCCCGGCCGCTACCGCCGCGCCCTCCCGCTGGCTCGCCCTCGGCGTCCTTGCCACCGGCATGCTGATGACGATCCTCGACGGCAGCATCGTCACCGTCGCGATGCCGACCATCCAGAGCGACCTCGGCTTCAGCCCGGCCGGGCTGAGCTGGGTCGTGAACGCCTACCTGATCGCCTTCGGCTCGCTGCTCCTGCTGGCGGGGCGGCTGGGCGACCTGATCGGCCGCAAGCGGATGTTCCTCGCCGGCACCGGCGTCTTCACCGCCGCCTCACTGCTCGCGGCGGCCGCCACCTCCCCGGGCGTACTGATCGCCGCCCGCTTCCTGCAGGGCGCCGGCAGCGCGATGGCCTCCGCCGTCAGCCTCGGCATCCTGGTCACGCTCTTCACCGAACCCCGCGAACGGTCCAGGGCCATCGCCATATTCAGCTTCACCGGCGCGGCGGGCGCGTCGATCGGCCAGGTGCTCGGCGGCGTCCTCACCGACGCGCTCACCTGGAACTGGATCTTCCTCATCAACCTGCCCATCGGCATCGCGGCGATCCTCGTCGCCCTCCCCGCGCTGCCCTCCGACCGCGGCCTCGGCCTGAGGGCCGGCGCGGACGTCCTCGGCGCGCTGCTGGTCACGTCCGGCCTGATGACCGGCATCTACGCGGTCGTCACCATCGAGGAGTACGGGGCGGGTTCGGCCCACACCCTCGGCCTCGGCGCCCTCGCGCTGGCCCTGCTCGCCGGCTTCCTCGTCCGCCAGGCGAAGGCCGCGAACCCGCTGATGCCGCTGCGGATCCTCCGCTCGCGCAGCGTCTCCGGCGCGAACCTGGTCCAGATGCTGACGGTCGCCGCGATGTTCGGCTTCCAGATCCTCGTCGCGCTCTACATGCAGAAGGTCCTCGGCTACAACGCCTCGCAGACCGGCCTCGCGATGCTGCCGGCCGCGGTGGTCATCGGTGCGGTGTCCCTGGGCGTCTCCGCCCGCCTGAGCGCCCGCTTCGGTGAGCGCAACGTCCTCCTGGCCGGCCTCGCCCTGCTGATCGGCGTCCTCGGCCTGCTGACCCGGGTCCCGGTCCACGCCTCGTACGTCACCGACCTCCTCCCCGTCATGCTCCTCGCCGCAGGCGGCGGCCTCGCCCTCCCGGCCCTGACCTCGCTGGGCATGTCCGGCGCGAAGGAAGCGGACGCGGGCCTCGCCTCGGGCCTGTTCAACACCACCCAGCAGATCGGCATGGCCCTCGGCATCGCCGTCCTCTCCACCCTGTCCGCCGCCCGTACGAACTCCCTCACCAAGGCCGGCCACCCCACCCCGGAAGCCCTCACCAGCGGCTACCACCTCGCCTTCGCCATCGCCACGGCCCTCCTGATCGCCGCCTTCGCAGCAGCCCTCACGGTCCTGAAGACTCCGAAGTCCCCCGAGATCCCCGCCTAG